One region of Gossypium raimondii isolate GPD5lz chromosome 6, ASM2569854v1, whole genome shotgun sequence genomic DNA includes:
- the LOC105773760 gene encoding vacuolar protein sorting-associated protein 9A → MENADVFLGLQDFLERMRQPSAADFVKSIKSFIVSFSNNAPDPERDSAAVQAFFANMEAAFRAHPLWAGCSEEELDSAGEGLEKYVMTKLFTRVFASLPDDVKLDEQLSQKMALVQQFVRPENLDIKPAFQNETSWLLAQKELQKINMYKAPRDKLVCILNCCKVINNLLLNASIASNENPPGADDFLPVLIYVTIKANPPQLHSNLLYIQRYRRQSRLVSEAAYFFTNMLSAAAFISNIDAKALSLEETEFEKNMEFARALLSGLSTDLDGLSSQINQLAGQDQREPTESRHHTLKEDHANRPKSSDGKSSSKDQSSISKVPSISELENRGATILLKEDQVSKVFQECPYMFAHAGDLTVKDVEELLNNYKQLVFKYVCLLKGSDGASASFPLSKSQAQAQQHVETVKESQDHRAIAQNIGLQSNTDKEEDGPTRTSNQENTNSDLLKEEAVGSSEYSHDDTSKQ, encoded by the exons ATGGAGAACGCCGACGTTTTCTTAGGATTGCAAGATTTTCTAGAGCGTATGCGCCAGCCTTCCGCTGCTGATTTCGTGAAATCTATCAAAAG TTTCATAGTTTCGTTCTCCAACAATGCTCCTGATCCCGAAAGGGACAGTGCGGCCGTACAGGCATTCTTTGCCAACATGGAAGCTGCTTTTCGAGCTCATCCGCTTTGGGCTGGATGTTCAGAGGAGGAGTTGGACAGTGCTGGTGAA GGATTGGAGAAGTATGTTATGACAAAGTTATTTACCCGTGTGTTTGCTTCACTTCCAGATGATGTAAAGCTTGATGAACAACTTTCTCAGAAGATGGCTCTTGTTCAGCAATTCGTTCGGCCTGAGAACTTGGATATTAAGCCGGCCTTTCAGAATGAGACATCATGGCTG CTTGCACAGAAAGAGTtgcaaaaaattaatatgtacAAGGCTCCAAGAGACAAGCTTGTGTGTATCCTCAATTGTTGCAAGGTTATCAATAATTTATTGCTTAATGCTTCAATTGCTTCAAATGAGAATCCTCCTGGAGCTGATGATTTTCTTCCTGTGTTGATTTATGTTACCATAAAG GCAAATCCTCCACAGCTGCACTCGAATTTATTGTATATACAACGTTATAGACGTCAGTCTCGATTAGTTTCTGAAGCAGCCTACTTTTTTACGAACATGCTGTCTGCTGCGGCTTTCATCTCAAATATCGATGCAAAAGCCCTTTCATTGGAGGAAACCGAGTTTGAGAAAAACATGGAGTTTGCTCGAGCTCTTCTGTCAGGCCTTTCAACAGATTTGGATGGTCTGTCCAGTCAAATTAACCAACTTGCTGGACAAGATCAGAGAGAACCAACTGAATCCAGACATCACACTCTTAAGGAGGACCATGCTAATAGGCCTAAATCTTCTGATGGAAAATCTTCAAGTAAAGATCAGTCATCAATCTCTAAAGTTCCATCCATCTCAGAATTGGAGAATAGAGGGGCGACTATACTTCTGAAGGAGGATCAAGTGAGTAAAGTGTTTCAAGAGTGCCCATACATGTTTGCTCATGCCGGTGATTTGACAGTAAAAGACGTTGAAGAGCTGCTAAATAACTATAAACAACTGGTGTTCAAGTATGTTTGCCTTTTGAAAGGATCAGATGGTGCTTCTGCATCTTTTCCTTTGTCTAAGTCACAAGCTCAAGCCCAGCAACATGTTGAAACAGTCAAGGAATCTCAAGATCATAGGGCAATAGCACAAAATATTGGGTTGCAAAGCAATACTGACAAGGAGGAGGATGGCCCAACTAGAACTTCTAATCAAGAAAATACAAACTCCGATTTACTAAAGGAAGAGGCTGTTGGATCCTCGGAATACAGCCATGATGACACCTCTAAACAATAG
- the LOC105774798 gene encoding uncharacterized protein LOC105774798 — protein sequence MGNRYHQQQQINSKGMFLPLLCSKPSIKDVVLPKWKVVDRSASLSEDPLSPKISCMGQVKRNNKIVGFPVSYKLSTVTPKNSSSSSFNSSTVKYFKLKKLFSGKNLTGSPATSTTAATTGCRRKQVLINGTSKPKGDDGKENSCTINIETMDPPLPVIKKGPKQGDERDGSDTTLWQRRSRGVALERLQLQQIQLNRHQEPTTV from the coding sequence atGGGAAACAGATACCATCAGCAGCAGCAGATTAATAGTAAAGGAATGTTTTTGCCATTGTTGTGTTCTAAACCTTCCATTAAAGATGTGGTTCTCCCCAAATGGAAAGTTGTTGACAGGTCGGCTTCCTTGTCTGAAGATCCATTGTCACCAAAGATCAGTTGCATGGGACAAGTGAAGAGGAACAACAAGATTGTTGGGTTCCCTGTTTCTTACAAGCTCAGTACTGTCACCCCCAAgaacagcagcagcagcagcttCAATAGTAGTACTgtcaaatatttcaagcttaAGAAGCTGTTTTCTGGTAAGAATTTAACTGGCAGCCCAGCTACCTCCACGACCGCCGCCACCACCGGTTGTAGAAGAAAACAAGTGTTGATAAATGGGACAAGCAAGCCTAAGGGTGATGATGGGAAAGAGAATTCTTGTACAATCAACATTGAAACCATGGATCCACCTTTGCCTGTAATAAAAAAAGGGCCGAAACAAGGTGATGAAAGAGATGGATCCGATACTACACTTTGGCAGAGGAGATCACGTGGGGTTGCACTGGAAAGATTACAGCTTCAACAGATTCAACTTAACAGACATCAAGAACCAACCACTGTttga
- the LOC105773875 gene encoding putative MYST-like histone acetyltransferase 1 produces MGSIDTPTITENGSTQLQAAAPSGGDHKPPASANGAQVEVSPEPEATKKRRSSMLPLEVGTRVMCRWRDGKYHPVKVIERRKMPYAVPYDYEYYVHYTEFNRRLDEWVKLEQLDLDSVETVVDEKVEDKVTSLKMTRHQKRKIDETHVEVGHEELDAASLREHEEFTKVKNIATIELGRYEIETWYFSPFPPEYNDSLKLYFCEFCLNFMKRKEQLQRHMRKCDLKHPPGDEIYRSGTLSMFEVDGKKNKVYGQNLCYLAKLFLDHKTLYYDVDLFLFYVLCECDDRGCHMVGYFSKEKHSEESYNLACILTLPPYQRKGYGKFLIAFSYELSKKEGKVGTPERPLSDLGLLSYRGYWTRVLLDILKKHKGNISIKELSDMTAIKAEDILTTLQSLELIQYRKGQHVICADPKVLDRHLKAAGRGGLEVDVSKLIWTPYKEQS; encoded by the exons ATGGGTTCCATTGACACGCCGACAATTACAGAGAACGGTTCGACCCAGTTACAAGCCGCCGCTCCTTCCGGCGGCGACCACAAGCCTCCGGCCTCAGCTAACGGAGCGCAAGTGGAGGTGTCGCCGGAGCCTGAGGCAACGAAAAAGAGGAGGTCGAGTATGCTACCGCTGGAGGTGGGTACTCGCGTGATGTGCCGCTGGAGGGACGGCAAATATCATCCTGTCAAAGTTATCGAACGCCGTAAGATGCCCTACGCTGTGCCCTATGATTACGAATACTACGTTCATTACACCGAAT ttaatagGAGGCTTGATGAATGGGTGAAGCTTGAACAGCTTGATCTTGATTCTGTCGAAACTGTTGTCgatgaaaaggttgaagacaAG GTAACAAGCTTAAAAATGACACGCCACCAGAAGCGGAAGATTGATGAGACGCATGTAGAAGTA GGCCATGAGGAGCTCGATGCTGCTAGCTTGCGTGAACATGAGGAATTCACAAAGGTGAAAAATATAGCGACCATAGAACTTGGAAGATATGAAATTGAGACGTGGTACTTCTCGCCCTTTCCGCCAGAATATAATGATTCGCTGAAGTTGTACTTTTGTGAGTTTTGCCTCAACTTCATGAAGCGCAAAGAGCAACTTCAGAGGCATATG AGAAAGTGTGATCTGAAGCATCCCCCTGGTGACGAAATATATAGAAGTGGTACTCTGTCAATGTTTGAG GTTGATGGCAAAAAGAATAAAGTTTATGGGCAGAATCTTTGTTATTTGGCAAAGTTATTCCTTGACCACAAGACCCTTTATTATGATGTTGATCTGTttctgttttatgttttatgtgaATGTGATGATCGAGGTTGCCATATGGTTGGATACTTTTCTAAG GAAAAGCATTCTGAGGAATCATATAATTTGGCATGTATCCTTACCCTTCCTCCGTATCAAAGGAAAGGCTATGGAAAGTTTTTGATCGCCTTTT CATATGAACTTTCGAAGAAAGAAGGTAAAGTTGGTACACCTGAAAGACCACTATCCGATCTAGGGCTCTTGAGCTACAGGGGGTACTGGACGAGGGTTCTTTTAGACATCTTGAAAAAGCATAAGGGAAATATTTCCATCAAG GAGCTCAGCGACATGACAGCTATAAAAGCAGAGGATATATTGACCACCCTGCAGAGTCTAGAACTGATTCAGTACAGGAAAGGTCAACATGTTATCTGTGCAGACCCCAAGGTCTTGGATCGCCATCTAAAAGCAGCTGGCCGTGGTGGTCTTGAGGTTGATGTTAGCAAATTAATCTGGACACCATATAAAGAACAGAGTTAA